A single window of Anomaloglossus baeobatrachus isolate aAnoBae1 chromosome 5, aAnoBae1.hap1, whole genome shotgun sequence DNA harbors:
- the UBE2D1 gene encoding ubiquitin-conjugating enzyme E2 D1, protein MALKRIQKELTDLQRDPPAQCSAGPVGDDLFHWQATIMGPSDSPYQGGVFYLTIQFPTDYPFKPPKVAFTTKIYHPNINSNGSICLDILRSQWSPALTISKVLLSICSLLCDPNPDDPLVPDIAQIYKTDKEKYNRIAKDWTQRYAGV, encoded by the exons GAGTTAACCGACTTGCAGCGTGACCCTCCGGCCCAGTGCTCGGCAGGACCTGTCGGAGATGACT tgtTTCACTGGCAGGCAACAAttatgggacct TCTGACAGTCCTTATCAGGGTGGTGTCTTCTATCTCACAATCCAGTTCCCTACAGATTATCCGTTCAAGCCACCAAAG GTGGCATTCACAACAAAAATCTACCATCCAAATATAAACAGCAATGGAAGCATTTGTCTTGATATTTTGCGGTCACAGTGGTCCCCAGCCCTGACTATATCAAAAG ttttGTTATCCATATGCTCCCTACTGTGTGATCCCAACCCAGATGATCCTTTAGTACCAGACATTGCACAGATCtacaagacagacaaggaaaa atacAACAGAATAGCAAAAGACTGGACTCAGAGATACGCAGGCGTGTGA